The Thermosynechococcus sp. genome has a segment encoding these proteins:
- a CDS encoding GNAT family N-acetyltransferase yields MVEFAAALAPELIIQWVNAIASVPQDQWDALALPLETPFLEWEWLHQIEASGSATPQTGWLPQHLLVWRDRQGQRQLVAAAPLYVKGHSQGEFVFDHQWAELAARLGIRYYPKLLGMAPFTPAVGYRFLMAEGVDVAMMTKVMLHEIDRLCQRHRFSSCHFLYVDPQWQPAAEAYGYRAWLHHSYIWQNRNYQTFDDYLADFNANQRRNIKRERKAVAQADLTFRVHRGQEVSRSLLQQMYDFYADTCDKFGWWGSKYLTRQFFEGLSDRYRHRVVLFAAYPNNGGQRPIAMSFCITKGTNLYGRYWGCTREIDCLHFSACYYEPIEWAIAQGIQRFDPGAGGRHKKRRGFPATPNYSLHRFYEPRLAAIFDHYIDQINDEEQRLIDTINADLPMKQH; encoded by the coding sequence ATGGTAGAGTTTGCAGCAGCACTGGCACCAGAGCTAATCATTCAGTGGGTGAATGCGATCGCCAGCGTTCCCCAAGACCAGTGGGATGCTTTGGCGTTGCCCCTCGAAACCCCCTTCTTGGAATGGGAATGGCTGCATCAAATTGAAGCCTCCGGCAGTGCAACGCCCCAAACCGGTTGGCTCCCCCAGCATTTGCTGGTTTGGCGCGATCGCCAGGGTCAGCGGCAACTGGTGGCCGCCGCGCCTCTGTATGTCAAAGGTCATAGTCAAGGGGAATTTGTCTTTGATCACCAGTGGGCAGAGTTAGCCGCGCGGTTGGGTATTCGCTATTATCCAAAGCTGCTGGGGATGGCGCCCTTTACACCGGCGGTGGGCTATCGCTTTCTGATGGCGGAGGGGGTGGATGTGGCCATGATGACCAAGGTGATGCTCCATGAAATTGATCGCCTTTGTCAGCGCCACCGCTTTTCCAGTTGCCACTTTCTCTATGTCGATCCCCAATGGCAGCCCGCTGCCGAGGCCTACGGTTATCGCGCTTGGCTCCACCACAGTTACATTTGGCAAAATCGCAACTATCAGACCTTCGACGACTACCTAGCGGACTTCAATGCCAACCAACGCCGCAACATCAAGCGAGAGCGCAAGGCCGTGGCTCAAGCGGATCTCACGTTTCGGGTTCATCGGGGGCAGGAGGTCAGCCGTAGCCTGTTGCAACAGATGTACGATTTCTATGCTGATACTTGCGACAAATTTGGCTGGTGGGGCAGCAAATATCTGACGCGGCAGTTTTTTGAAGGCCTGAGCGATCGCTATCGCCATCGCGTGGTGCTTTTTGCCGCCTATCCCAACAACGGTGGTCAGCGTCCCATTGCCATGTCCTTTTGCATTACCAAGGGAACCAATCTCTACGGTCGCTATTGGGGCTGTACCCGTGAAATTGATTGCCTGCACTTTAGTGCCTGCTACTACGAACCCATTGAGTGGGCGATCGCCCAAGGGATTCAGCGCTTTGATCCTGGCGCCGGTGGACGCCATAAAAAACGGCGGGGTTTTCCAGCGACTCCCAACTACAGCCTGCACCG